From the genome of Diceros bicornis minor isolate mBicDic1 unplaced genomic scaffold, mDicBic1.mat.cur scaffold_67_ctg1, whole genome shotgun sequence, one region includes:
- the REEP6 gene encoding receptor expression-enhancing protein 6 isoform X2, with the protein MDGLRQRFERLLEQRNPAAEALGALEARTGVDKRYLAAGAATLLGLYLLFGYGASLLCNLIGFVYPAYASIKAIESPSKEDDTVWLTYWVVYGLFGLAEFFSDLLLSWFPFYYAGKCAFLLFCMVPGPWNGAQLLYHRVVRPLFLKHHEAVDSIVSDLSGRALDVAAGITRDAKAAVTQLQKDQ; encoded by the exons ATGGACGGCCTGCGCCAGCGCTTCGAGCGCCTGCTGGAGCAGAGGAACCCGGCCGCCGAGGCGCTGGGGGCGCTCGAAGCCAGGACCGGTGTCGACAAGCGGTACCTGGCCGCGG GAGCCGCCACTCTGCTAGGCCTGTATCTTTTATTCGGCTACGGGGCGTCTCTGCTGTGCAATCTCATCGGCTTTGTGTACCCTGCATATGCATC AATCAAGGCCATCGAGAGCCCAAGCAAAGAGGACGACACTGTGTGGCTCACCTACTGGGTGGTGTACGGCCTGTTCGGGCTGGCCGAGTTCTTCAGCGATCTGCTCCTGTCCTGGTTCCCTTTCTACTACGCGGGAAAG TGCGCCTTCCTGTTGTTCTGCATGGTGCCCGGGCCGTGGAACGGGGCTCAGCTGCTGTATCACCGCGTGGTCCGCCCGCTGTTTCTGAAGCACCACGAGGCGGTGGACAGCATCGTGAGCGACCTCAGCGGGCGCGCCCTGGACGTGGCGGCCGGAATCACCCGGGACG CCAAAGCAGCCGTGACCCAGCTCCAGAAGGaccagtga
- the REEP6 gene encoding receptor expression-enhancing protein 6 isoform X1 has product MHQSRPSRAQAKRTTLCGSPTGWCTACSGWPSSSAICSCPGSLSTTRESQSSRDPAPEGPVKAPPGPSTDLPAGELDKTSKPKSADASADAPAEPPTGPSAPRQPAPGNASRPAAGQSQPRSQAARSASGSQLPGKSRGRPRPPADAPSRAPAPGPQRPRPSATSLGPSQPGRQSSGSGQRHSPSSGQAAPLVQSPSGTAIPSKTPNEPGDWAPEAAESSRPHEEPSPTRPPGSPAVPERPAACPSQSSLESSSESTTEVTTEVTWPLHRHGLRYLRHCWRLKHLVC; this is encoded by the exons ATGCATC AATCAAGGCCATCGAGAGCCCAAGCAAAGAGGACGACACTGTGTGGCTCACCTACTGGGTGGTGTACGGCCTGTTCGGGCTGGCCGAGTTCTTCAGCGATCTGCTCCTGTCCTGGTTCCCTTTCTACTACGCGGGAAAG CCAAAGCAGCCGTGACCCAGCTCCAGAAGGaccagtgaaggccccgcccggcCCCAGCACAGACCTGCCTGCCGGCGAGCTGGACAAGACGTCGAAGCCCAAGTCCGCGGACGCCTCGGCTGACGCCCCGGCGGAGCCCCCCACGGGTCCCTCGGCCCCTCGGCAGCCAGCCCCCGGGAACGCCTCGCGCCCTGCCGCGGGCCAGTCCCAGCCTCGCTCCCAGGCCGCCCGCTCTGCCAGCGGCTCTCAGCTGCCCGGCAAgtcgcggggccggccccggccgCCAGCTGACGCCCCCAGCCgggcccccgcccccggcccgcagCGCCCCCGGCCCTCTGCCACTTCCTTGGGCCCCTCGCAGCCGGGCCGCcagtcctcgggctccgggcaGCGTCACAGCCCCTCCTCCGGCCAGGCAGCCCCCCTCGTGCAGTCCCCCAGCGGCACCGCCATCCCCAGCAAGACCCCCAACGAGCCGGGGGACTGGGCCCCCGAGGCCGCCGAGTCCAGCAGGCCGCATGAGGAGCCGTCGCCCACGCGGCCCCCCGGCAGCCCCGCGGTGCCCGAGCGGCCCGCCGCGTGCCCGTCCCAGTCCTCGCTGGAGTCCAGCTCCGAGTCCACCACGGAGGTCACCACAGAGGTCACCTGGCCCCTCCACAGACACGGGCTCCGCTACCTGCGCCACTGCTGGCGGCTCAAACACCTGGTCTGCTAG